A stretch of DNA from Glycine max cultivar Williams 82 chromosome 18, Glycine_max_v4.0, whole genome shotgun sequence:
agtatgataAAAGTTTCTTACTAGgagaatgggttttcctttgagcCATTGCAAAGTCGGAACCAAAGTGGTCAGCACCAATCTTGTAAAGATGCAACTCGGTTAGAATTTTCTGTTGCACATCAAATTGTGGAATCAACTTCTTAATGCACTCAAACAAACCATTGGTGacctcaaaatcaaactccaagtCAGTGTTGTCATAAAAGAACTCTGGATTTAAAAAGTGGGCAGCTGCATGCAATGGCCTATGAAGCTGACAATTCCATCTTTTATCAATGATTTCAAACACATCTTTGTACTTGCTTTCATTGTTGTTGAAAGACTTCataattgtttcttttgccTTGTCCATTGCTTCATAAATATAGCCCATGGCTGGTTTCCTTTCACCATCCACAAGACGAAGCACTTTCACAAGTGGAGCCATGACTTTAAGAGTGTAAACCACACTATTCCAAAAAGAAGGCATGAGCACTACCTTTGCAGCTTCTTTTCCCTTAGGCTCCTTAGatagcttgttcaaggtccattcATCAGAAGTAAACATCTTTCTAATATTGGCTTTCTCTTTGTGAAGCCTTTCCAAGGTTAGATAAGAAGTGGCAAATCTAGTAATAGCATGTCTCACCAATTCCCTCTTGTTTGTAAAATTTCTCAACAAACTTAAGGTACTAGAATGGGCATAGATAAACCCAACTAGATTAATTGCCCTTCTAATGGTCTTCCTTATCAAGGGAAGCTTCCCAATATCTTCAAGCATCAAATCAATACAATGAGCTGCACAAGGAGTCCAATAAATATGTTTCCTTTTCTCCTCCAACAACTTACCCACTAAAACATAGTTGCTCCATTATCGGTTACAACTTGAACAACATTCTCTTCTCCAACTTCCTCCACAATGGCATCAAGCAACTCAAAAAGCTTTTCACCTGTCTTCACAAAATCAGAGCCATCAACAGACTTCAAAAACATGGTACCAGCTTGAGAgttaatcaaaaaattaatgatgcatCTTTGTTTCCGATCAGTCCATGCATCGACATAATAGTACAACCATACTTGACCATTGCTCCCTATGGCCTTTCATCAAATTTTCAGTATATTCAACTTCCTTCTTCAAGAGTGGAACTCTGATGTCATGATAGCTAGGAATGGGCAAATGTGGCCCATATTGACCAATGGCTGCAACCATGTTCTCAAAGCTTTTCAATTTAATGAGGTTGAATGACAAACCTGCTTGGTACCAAAAGCGAGCAATATGTTGATGCACCTTCAATACTTCATTCTTATCCATTGACTCTCTTATGTTCATTTGCCTCAGCATCTCCATTTTTCTCCGATTGATTGCATTTTCTGGATTCTTACAGAATTTGTCCATTGGTCCTTTTTTAGTCCCACACTTTGTCTTTGCACTTGCAGCAGCATTACAAGAATCCGCAAACTCATCTTCTTCACTTCCATCACATCCAATCGGTTCACCAAATTCAAAATCTCTTATATTTGCCATATTACCACTGCCAGAAGTACTGTAAGTGGTCCCACTTTTTTTTGTAGCCATATATTCCTTCAACTCTTCGATTACATTTGGGGGAGTTTTCTTGCAAGCTGCAACGTTGCCCGACTTCCCAATCAGGTGTTGTTTGGCTCGGGTTATTCCTCCCTTAGTGATTTTTCcacaaaaattacaaacaatggTGTTTGTATCTCCTTCCACTAGTGAATGGCAATATTTCCAGCCTGGGTCTGCCTTATTTTTCCTCGTTGCACTTGCAGTAGCAGCATCGGATGATGGTTCAGCCATTTAAAAGAGGtctgaacagaaaaaaaaaaattgtggtgtcaaatacgaaaaaaaaaaaacagactgTTGACAGTAAAAAGGGGTGTCAAatagcaaaaggaaaaaaaaaagctgtaGACAGAAAAATGGGGTGTCAAACAGCAAAAagcccaaaaaaaattaaaaaaaaaaagaagcagacCGCGTCTTCTTcctgtcttcttcttcttcgtgcgTTCACTGCGTTGCCGGGGTCTTCTTCTTCGCTCGTCGCCGCCGTTCGTGCGTGCTGCAGGGGGTGGTGTCGCGGCGGCGGCTGGGTGGTGTCGCGGCTGCAGGTAGGCTGTTGGGTGGTGTCGTCGCGGCTGCAGGTAGGCTCGTCACGGCGGTTCTCGTGCGTGCGGCTGGGTAAGCTGTAGAAGTCGCGTGCGGTTCGTTCGTGGGTAGGCTGAAGGCAGGTAAGGATGAagctttttatttaaagaatagCCGGGTAGGGTTGGGTCGGGTCGGCCCAACTCCTACCGCGGACAAAAACCCACGAAATCCGCCATTTCCGCCATTTCCGCCACCCCACCACGACCGCCATGGCTATGGCGGCCGCCATGGCGCCGCCATCCCAAACCCGCAACGCCACCGCTATTCGGTGGCGTTTTTTCGAAATTCCGCCACGGAAAACCGCCATGGCGCCGCCATGGCCGCCATTTAACAACActgattaatatttgaatatatttgaatgCCATAAGTCAAGAATTATCTGCAAAGGCTATAATAGCCTCTACAAACAAGGATCCGCAGCTACGCTTCACTCCTATAAATATCAAGTTCCATCAAACCCTTAACACATACATCCATACACTTTAGCACACGAACAACAAGTCTATGCACATCTCTCTTGCTCACTTGAGCCTTATTTAAGCATATACTTGTTTTATCTCCTAACTCATGTACTTACTTGAACGTTGGagtcatttgttttgtaggtcTCCCCTCCTATTCTCTCAACAAAGGTGTCTCTCCAAGTCGATGAGTGAAGTCCGGGAGCCCACTTTGACCACGTTGTCTGTGACATCCTCTatcccacacatatatgtattaataataaaaaaggaataagaaatcaaaattaattaaaagtttttaaaatatatttaaataaaaacatttcaaatggataaaagactcacattcactttactattaccaaataaaacttgtcAGAAACATTTTTTGCTCAAAACATcatgtaattaaacaaaactcatgtcctaatatcacatcctatcagagcattgtgtctcgacgtttttcagcacaaggttccttaaagtaattcacctagtcatccgctcccacgaacacaaagttcaagatcatcacaggatccaaacacaaacaacacactgagagtgagttatcacattcctaactaatagagagaaacaagacaacatgtagatatacatatcatataaatgaaatataacttacttaaacatagttcacgtcattccaccactttgtcgtGTAACATtacatcacaacacaacacgcctcattcattttcacatcattcacgtactcaaggatcaaaacacaatatcactaaatcaatcaatacacaagcgCTATGCAagagatacactaagactcaatcttatatgcaatgtggtaccatgtgagtgaaaaacctcatcggacgcctaggagtacatgactaGACAAACCACACATTATTAAGTCAGaccactctcactaggtaaaatcatagggagaccagtcagggtcacgctattttgcgagaatactccaatcatgtgggatcgacacaggcttaaaggagcactcaaaccgggtgtatttacccctaaGGCCTAGACTTCGAAGAGTCTGTTAGGGCCTcttcctcctgattcaggtccaacccataaaacattttaacacagactctatctatgaactgtacaaaacacacaacttctcaattgttctcaaaataattttatctcgttgcgcttgtgattaaactcgtcgggtccccACAATGGTTCCTATCATAATACTTTTCGCACATTAACTTGTCACCCTTAAaaggtcttatagtcgtgtgattatacgattcatagctcacaactcagtACACACAACATcttaatgcacatatatattacaagtcaatacatactcaatttctcacatacactcgatctcaatcacaatggtataatcttaatttaacatgttatcacacctcataaaCCATATatactttacctatgaactatgcaatactcacaactactcaattattttcaaaatcattttaacccGTCgcacctcaaagtgattcaactcgtcgggttcccacagtggattcCATTACAATACTCATCGcctttaaagggtcttataattgtgtgattgcacagtttaTAACTaacaactcaatacatacaacgtctcaatacacatgtatctcaccattcatcacatgttcaatttgtcACTTACTCATAATTTGAATTActatttcataatctcaatataacaatttatacaaaatgcttctcacaacatgggggagtaaaacccctcaaataattccacccaatcatattaaaatcaatgaaccaaaattataggtcaaaaacacgaaaacatcaagagcactcaagtttatcaactaattcaaattagaacatcaattggtccgtcaaacacaacgatattgtatttataattgtaaaggaaaattataattcaataaacatcccaaaataaactccaatttaattttctaagaatccctacacatgttaATTCTAACCATAATTGCGATAaattcatctcttacctctaagcgggctcacgtgtgtagtctGATAATGATAGTGACGTCTCTAgcagttccctaagattcctcaagtttttcctctattttctttgttgggatttccaagcgttagagataAGGAGAAGAGATTGTAGTCTCCAATTCACTGTCAAAATGGGTTTCAaaggtggtgtccaaatttcacgacgatccaacggttgatgagtccgggatcatagttttactgggatAGGTTTTGGGTGTATGTGGGAATAGAGAAAGCTCAGTGCGAGGGACATTGCTTCCATCATGAACATTATCTTGAAAATCCCAACTGCGGGTGTGTGTAGAAATAAGT
This window harbors:
- the LOC102666366 gene encoding uncharacterized protein, with amino-acid sequence MLEDIGKLPLIRKTIRRAINLVGFIYAHSSTLSLLRNFTNKRELVRHAITRFATSYLTLERLHKEKANIRKMFTSDEWTLNKLSKEPKGKEAAKVVLMPSFWNSVVYTLKVMAPLVKVLRLVDGERKPAMGYIYEAMDKAKETIMKSFNNNESKYKDVFEIIDKRWNCQLHRPLHAAAHFLNPEFFYDNTDLEFDFEVTNGLFECIKKLIPQFDVQQKILTELHLYKIGADHFGSDFAMAQRKTHSPTYWWRMFGSQTPNLQKLAIKILSLTCSASGCERNWSVFEQIHSKKRNRLEHKRLHDLVFVKYNQQLKQRYNARDEIDPISLNDIDVCNEWLVGEMDQDDDNDAGNDLVFEDDDALNWATVYQASGVGECRMYTRRKKQKTSVAAAQTSKNRQWLLDLHQGSKKQSKKMMRI